The following are encoded together in the Xanthomonas sacchari genome:
- a CDS encoding efflux transporter outer membrane subunit — translation MTLSSSPSRLRPFAVAALTLALAACASSRGLEPQGRRLDADRQLHIDKTLAADALAPAPWPQQDWWKALGDPQLDALIAEALQGTPSLDAADARLRLAQAQAGAADADRGAKLSLSAGYTGLQLPKGLVGDEIGGKYIHNEQALLDFSYGFDLWGGKRASWEAAVDQAHAAEVDAQAARLDLSAGVARAYAQLGYAWHLYDLAGAELARSENSLKLVRQRRDAGIDSNLQLRQAEARVPAARQQQAAAQQQIDEARTALAALLGRGPDRGLQIERPRLLDPQAARVPSVLPSDLLGRRPDVVAARWRVEAASQGIHAAKAQFYPSINLSLLGGVAATNPGDLFKSSSVLGLLSPGVSLPLFDSGRLRSQLAERDAQYDLAVANYNQTLVAALREVADQVNAARSLAEQAQQQAQALETAQAAFDLSQQRYRAGIGNYLDVLSAQQQLLDAQQRLASLQANQILVSVRLNQALGGGYDATSAADAPSSSSAPSHS, via the coding sequence ATGACTCTGTCTTCTTCTCCTTCCCGCCTGCGTCCATTCGCGGTCGCGGCCCTCACCCTGGCGCTGGCGGCCTGCGCCAGCAGCCGTGGCCTGGAACCGCAGGGGCGCCGACTCGATGCCGACCGCCAGCTGCACATCGACAAGACCCTGGCCGCCGACGCACTGGCGCCGGCGCCGTGGCCGCAGCAGGACTGGTGGAAGGCGCTGGGCGATCCGCAGCTCGACGCGCTGATCGCCGAGGCCCTGCAGGGCACGCCCAGCCTGGACGCCGCCGATGCGCGGCTGCGCCTAGCGCAGGCGCAGGCCGGCGCGGCCGATGCCGACCGCGGCGCCAAGCTGTCGCTGTCGGCCGGCTACACCGGCCTGCAACTGCCCAAGGGCCTGGTCGGCGACGAGATCGGCGGCAAGTACATCCACAACGAACAGGCGCTGCTGGACTTCAGCTACGGCTTCGACCTGTGGGGCGGCAAGCGCGCCTCGTGGGAGGCGGCGGTGGACCAGGCGCATGCGGCCGAGGTCGACGCGCAGGCCGCACGCCTGGACCTGTCGGCCGGCGTCGCCCGCGCCTACGCGCAGCTGGGCTACGCCTGGCATCTGTACGACCTGGCCGGCGCCGAACTGGCGCGCTCGGAGAACAGCCTGAAGCTGGTGCGGCAGCGTCGCGATGCCGGCATCGACAGCAACCTGCAACTGCGCCAGGCCGAGGCGCGGGTGCCGGCGGCGCGCCAGCAGCAGGCCGCCGCGCAGCAGCAGATCGACGAAGCGCGCACCGCGCTGGCGGCCTTGCTCGGCCGCGGCCCGGACCGCGGGCTGCAGATCGAGCGGCCGCGCCTGCTCGACCCCCAGGCCGCGCGGGTGCCGTCGGTGCTGCCCAGCGACCTGCTCGGCCGCCGACCCGACGTGGTCGCCGCGCGCTGGCGCGTGGAAGCCGCCTCGCAGGGCATCCATGCGGCCAAGGCGCAGTTCTATCCCAGCATCAACCTGAGCCTGCTGGGCGGCGTGGCAGCCACCAACCCGGGCGACCTGTTCAAGAGTTCCTCGGTGCTGGGCCTGCTCAGCCCCGGCGTGAGCCTGCCGCTGTTCGACAGCGGGCGGCTGCGCAGCCAGCTGGCCGAGCGCGATGCGCAATACGACCTGGCGGTGGCCAACTACAACCAGACCCTGGTGGCGGCGCTGCGCGAGGTGGCCGACCAGGTCAACGCGGCGCGTTCGCTGGCCGAGCAGGCGCAGCAGCAGGCGCAGGCGCTGGAGACCGCACAGGCCGCCTTCGACCTGTCGCAGCAGCGCTACCGCGCCGGCATCGGCAACTACCTGGACGTGCTCAGCGCGCAGCAGCAGTTGCTCGACGCGCAACAGCGCCTGGCGTCCCTGCAAGCCAATCAGATCCTGGTCTCGGTGCGCCTGAATCAGGCGCTGGGCGGCGGCTACGACGCCACCTCCGCCGCCGACGCGCCGAGCTCTTCTTCCGCACCTTCGCATTCCTGA
- a CDS encoding MarR family winged helix-turn-helix transcriptional regulator: MNCAPSLPGPPSFGLLLRQVRDGLMRRLDQAMTGLEPELGFSHYLGMKALAYMAPCTANELAQAIDQNPSAVTRLLDKLEDLGWVRREAHAQDRRALQIVLTDDGRALWQQLKQRGDDAIADALRDLSAEEREQLFSLLARVRDSLNSH, translated from the coding sequence ATGAACTGCGCTCCCTCCCTGCCTGGCCCGCCCTCGTTCGGCCTGCTCCTGCGCCAGGTGCGTGACGGCCTGATGCGCCGTCTCGACCAGGCCATGACCGGGTTGGAGCCGGAACTGGGCTTCAGCCACTACCTCGGCATGAAGGCCCTGGCCTACATGGCGCCATGCACCGCCAACGAACTGGCCCAGGCCATCGACCAGAACCCCAGCGCGGTGACGCGTCTGCTGGACAAGCTGGAAGACCTGGGCTGGGTGCGTCGCGAGGCGCATGCGCAGGACCGCCGCGCGCTGCAGATCGTGCTCACCGACGACGGCCGCGCGCTGTGGCAGCAACTCAAACAGCGCGGCGACGACGCCATCGCCGACGCGCTGCGCGATCTGTCCGCTGAAGAGCGCGAGCAACTGTTCTCGTTGTTGGCCCGCGTCCGCGACTCCCTCAATTCGCACTGA
- a CDS encoding efflux RND transporter periplasmic adaptor subunit has protein sequence MNQTTTPASSAPASSRRGKLLRGLAVVVVLVLIALAIWYFLVGRWHEDTDDAYVQGNLVQITPMVAGTVVRIDADDGMRVERGQPLVKLDPADTEVALQQAEANLARTVRQVRGLYRSVEGAQAELSAQQVTLQRARADVARRASLVATGAISAEELAHARDQLAAAEAAVSGSRETLARNRALIDENGVADQPDVQGAAAQVRQAFLNNARSAIVAPVSGYVARRSVQVGQRVQPGTALMAVVPLNQVWVDANFKETQLKHMRLGQPVELESDVYGSAVTYRGTVQSLGIGTGSAFSLLPAQNASGNWIKIVQRVPVRIAIDAKQLEQHPLRIGLSMKADVNLHDQNGGVLPAKPASGTLLDTDVYAQQLQQADAAVKQIIHANLPDAAKAN, from the coding sequence ATGAATCAGACAACGACCCCCGCTTCCTCCGCTCCCGCCTCCAGCCGGCGCGGCAAGCTGCTGCGCGGCCTGGCCGTGGTAGTGGTGCTGGTGCTGATCGCGCTGGCGATCTGGTACTTCCTGGTCGGCCGCTGGCACGAGGACACCGACGACGCCTACGTGCAGGGCAACCTGGTGCAGATCACCCCGATGGTGGCCGGCACCGTGGTGCGCATCGATGCCGACGACGGCATGCGCGTGGAGCGCGGCCAGCCGCTGGTCAAGCTCGACCCGGCCGACACCGAGGTCGCGCTGCAGCAGGCCGAGGCCAATCTGGCGCGCACCGTGCGCCAGGTGCGCGGTCTGTACCGCTCGGTCGAGGGCGCCCAGGCCGAACTGTCCGCGCAGCAGGTGACCCTGCAGCGCGCCCGCGCCGACGTCGCCCGCCGCGCCAGCCTGGTCGCCACCGGCGCGATCTCCGCCGAAGAGCTGGCGCATGCCCGCGACCAGCTGGCTGCCGCCGAGGCCGCGGTCAGCGGCTCGCGCGAGACCCTGGCGCGCAACCGCGCCTTGATCGACGAGAACGGCGTGGCCGACCAGCCCGACGTGCAGGGCGCCGCCGCGCAGGTGCGTCAGGCCTTCCTCAACAACGCCCGCAGTGCCATCGTCGCGCCGGTGTCCGGCTACGTGGCGCGGCGCTCGGTGCAGGTCGGCCAGCGCGTGCAGCCCGGCACCGCGCTGATGGCGGTGGTGCCGCTGAACCAGGTGTGGGTGGACGCCAACTTCAAGGAAACCCAGCTCAAGCACATGCGCCTGGGCCAGCCGGTGGAACTGGAGTCGGACGTGTACGGCAGCGCGGTGACCTACCGCGGCACCGTGCAGAGCCTGGGCATCGGCACCGGCAGCGCGTTCTCGCTGCTGCCGGCGCAGAACGCCAGCGGCAACTGGATCAAGATCGTGCAGCGCGTGCCGGTGCGCATCGCCATCGACGCCAAGCAACTGGAGCAGCACCCGCTGCGCATCGGCCTGTCGATGAAGGCCGACGTCAACCTGCATGACCAGAACGGCGGGGTGCTGCCGGCCAAGCCGGCCAGCGGCACGCTGCTGGATACCGACGTCTATGCGCAGCAGCTGCAGCAGGCCGACGCGGCCGTGAAGCAGATCATCCACGCCAACCTGCCCGACGCCGCCAAGGCGAACTGA